A genomic region of Fundulus heteroclitus isolate FHET01 chromosome 24, MU-UCD_Fhet_4.1, whole genome shotgun sequence contains the following coding sequences:
- the LOC105917425 gene encoding C-X-C chemokine receptor type 2: MLGVSITAAEKAMSITYVFGEDFFDQNESVPLDLIPDTAPCNPQPLEPTAALISSLILMAIFLLAIPGNLLVGWVISSSRQVLTSSDVYLFHLTVADGLMALTLPFFAVAHVRGWLFGDFMCKFLNLVIEANFYTSIIFLACISVDRYLVIVRANETHGSKQRKCSRVLCAAVWALGWALALPALFNETVKFAGGSERLICTESFHVGSVTSWRLATRGFRHIFGFLIPLAVMLACYGVTVLRLLNTRGFQKHRAMRVITAVVIAFLLCWTPYHVTMMADTLLRADLVPFDCAARRSVTLALDVTNTVALLHSSINPFLYAFVGEKFRRKMMLLLQKKLRLERTSGSKFSRSTSQTSEGQGTLL; encoded by the exons ATGCTGGGGGTTTCTATCACGGCAGCGGAAAAAG CCATGTCCATCACCTACGTCTTCGGCGAGGACTTCTTTGACCAAAATGAAAGCGTGCCTCTTGACCTGATTCCGGACACAGCGCCATGTAACCCACAACCTCTGGAACCCACGGCGGCGTTGATCTCGTCTCTAATCCTCATGGCCATTTTTCTACTGGCCATCCCAGGAAATCTGCTGGTGGGATGGGTGATCAGCTCCAGCAGGCAGGTTCTGACTTCATCGGACGTCTACCTGTTTCACCTGACGGTGGCGGACGGGCTCATGGCCCTGACGCTCCCCTTCTTTGCCGTGGCCCATGTCCGCGGATGGCTCTTCGGCGACTTCATGTGCAAGTTCCTCAACCTGGTTATCGAAGCCAACTTCTACACGAGCATCATCTTTCTGGCTTGCATAAGCGTCGATCGGTACCTCGTGATCGTGCGCGCCAACGAGACCCACGGGAGCAAGCAGAGGAAGTGCAGCAGGGTCCTCTGCGCGGCGGTCTGGGCTCTCGGTTGGGCCCTCGCTCTCCCGGCCCTTTTCAACGAGACGGTCAAGTTCGCCGGCGGCTCCGAGAGGCTGATCTGCACGGAGAGCTTCCACGTGGGCAGCGTCACCAGCTGGAGGCTCGCCACCCGCGGGTTCCGCCACATCTTTGGCTTCCTGATCCCGCTGGCGGTCATGCTAGCCTGCTACGGCGTCACCGTCCTGAGGCTGCTGAACACCCGGGGCTTCCAGAAGCACCGGGCCATGCGGGTCATCACGGCGGTGGTGATCGCGTTCCTCCTGTGCTGGACGCCGTACCACGTCACCATGATGGCGGACACCCTGCTCCGGGCCGACCTCGTGCCGTTTGACTGCGCCGCGAGGAGGTCGGTGACCCTGGCCCTGGACGTAACCAACACCGTGGCTCTTCTGCACAGCTCCATCAACCCTTTCCTGTACGCCTTTGTGGGGGAGAAGTTCCGGAGGAAGATGATGCTCCTCCTGCAGAAGAAGCTCAGACTGGAGAGGACGTCAGGGTCCAAGTTCAGCAGGTCAACTTCTCAGACCTCAGAGGGCCAGGGAACATTACTCTGA